In Bacillus rossius redtenbacheri isolate Brsri chromosome 15, Brsri_v3, whole genome shotgun sequence, one genomic interval encodes:
- the LOC134539409 gene encoding uncharacterized protein LOC134539409, producing MQHATNRIRQVCTGPRTRAERAPRTPRTARREPPAVGFFDEHKGIRRASVDVFAARSAHAANMEWSEEDMLGLIEVYRTHPVLWDPSNRDYYKKAKKMDAWRDIAVTVGQLEDECRKKMISLLSSYRREKSKEKNTIGTGKGTSEVYTSRWFAYESLKFLEGRDKPRPTMNTEPVIIEGNHVHQELNVQNEDQEFLSPSAPKRAKGRQQGDGTALLADAVSILQATAGKFNMSPEQSEIKTFCAYLSSKMATFSSATRLGVQHAVYDILMKADRGLFEIPTYNYGQGQLFHSNAPENYSTRMYMQQPASHSSTSSVYLPAQQQQQQQQQPFEPNLSQSSPAGRSPRQMTPHAQVTMLPSASATSIQTNSSHTISPLASMQSPLSHSSQCSDDFNDCV from the exons ATGCAACACGCCACGAACAGGATTCGCCAGGTGTGTACGGGCCCTCGAACACGCGCCGAGCGTGCGCCGCGCACGCCACGAACCGCGCGCCGCGAACCGCCAGCTGTCGGTTTTTTCGACGAACACAAAGGGATTCGGCGCGCCAGTGTGGACGTGTTTGCAGCTCGCAGCGCACACGCAGCGAACATGGAGTGGAGCGAAGAAGATATGTTGGGCTTGATTGAAGTGTATAGAACACATCCTGTGCTTTGGGACCCAAGTAATAGAGACTACTacaaaaaagctaaaaaaatggATGCGTGGAGAGACATAGCTGTTACAGTCGGGCAGTTAGAAGATGAATGCAGGAAAAAAATGATTAGTTTGCTGTCGTCGTACAGAAGGGAGAagtcaaaagaaaaaaacacaataggGACTGGTAAAG GTACTTCCGAAGTGTATACCAGCCGATGGTTCGCCTACGAGTCGTTAAAATTTCTGGAAGGCAGAGATAAGCCACGGCCAACAATGAACACG gAGCCGGTGATCATTGAAGGAAACCACGTCCATCAAGAACTGAATGTGCAAAATGAAGACCAAGAATTTCTTTCTCCAAGTGCACCTAAGCGAGCAAAAGGAAGGCAACAGGGTGATGGAACTGCACTGCTAGCGGATGCTGTTAGCATTCTACAAGCTACTGCTGGAAAATTCAACATGTCTCCTGAACAGAGCGAGATTAAAACATTTTGCGCATATTTATCTTCCAAAATGGCGACATTTTCTTCAGCTACAAGATTGGGGGTTCAGCACGCTGTTTATGACATTTTGATGAAAGCAGATCGAGGTTTGTTTGAAATACCTACATACAACTATGGTCAAGGTCAACTATTTCATTCCAATGCACCTGAAAACTATTCTACTCGCATGTATATGCAACAGCCAGCTTCCCACTCATCAACTTCATCAGTTTATCTTCCtgctcaacaacaacaacaacaacaacaacaacccttTGAGCCAAATCTGTCGCAGTCTTCTCCAGCTGGTCGGTCCCCGAGACAAATGACTCCACATGCACAAGTTACTATGCTACCTAGTGCCTCGGCTACAAGTATACAAACAAATTCAAGTCACACCATTTCACCGCTGGCGTCAATGCAAAGTCCTTTATCGCATTCATCTCAGTGTTCTGATGATTTTAATgactgtgtgtaa
- the LOC134539408 gene encoding uncharacterized protein LOC134539408 — protein sequence MYDEEDEILLVSSAVVVIAAYHCMQRKHKRRSRRWWCSNLFKDRVSNQMLGVLKAQEISGQYKNFTRMSPTTFEDLLIKIGPKICKKETHLREPITIQDRLAVTLRFLATGDSYSSLQYLFRISKQAIGGIVTEVCSALIEVLKENIKLPKNPAEWMEVVKVFEDLWNLPHCVGAIDGKHVIIQSPMNSGSEFYNYKSQFSIVLFALVDGNYNFLFADVGCQGRISDGGVFNNSKLYDMMTKRTLGLPSPTELPGRQMKVPYFFAADNAFALGENILKPYSGDLEKGSCKRIFNYRLSRARRVVENAFGIASSVFRVLRKPILLEPEKVQLIVTAIIHLHNHLRRHSTNLYTPQELMDYGEGGVLTEGSWRKDENMTSLVPLRSIPRRSSAHFQKIRDELADYCVKEGAISWQKSYA from the exons ATGTACGACGAGGAAGACGAAATTCTTCTCGTTAGCAGTGCTGTGGTTGTAATAGCTGCTTACCATTGTATGCAACGAAAACATAAGCGTCGATCTCGACGATGGTGGTGCTCAAATCTTTTTAAAGATCGTGTATCTAACCAGATGTTAGGAGTCCTGAAAGCTCAGGAAATAAGTGGCCAATACAAAAATTTCACACGAATGAGCCCGACTACTTTTGaagatttattgattaaaattggaCCAAAAATCTGTAAGAAGGAAACACACTTGCGAGAACCGATCACTATTCAAGATCG GTTAGCCGTGACATTGCGGTTTCTAGCGACAGGAGACTCGTACTCAAGTCTGCAATATCTGTTCAGAATTTCAAAGCAGGCTATAGGAGGAATAGTAACAGAAGTCTGCTCAGCGTTAATTGAAGTGTTGAAAGAAAATATCAAG CTCCCCAAAAATCCCGCGGAGTGGATGGAAGTTGTGAAGGTGTTTGAAGATCTTTGGAATCTGCCTCATTGTGTGGGAGCTATCGACGGCAAGCATGTCATTATACAGTCTCCAATGAACTCTGGCAGCGAGTTTTACAACTACAAATCACAATTTAGTATTGTATTGTTTGCTTTGGTAGATGGAAATTACAACTTTTTATTTGCTGATGTGGGATGCCAAGGAAGAATTTCGGATGGGGGAGTTTTTAACAACAGTAAACTGTATGACATGATGACGAAGAGAACTTTGGGGTTGCCATCTCCAACAGAACTTCCTGGACGACAGATGAAAGTGCcgtatttttttgcagctgataATGCTTTCGCCCTTGGAGAAAATATATTGAAACCTTACTCTGGAGATTTAGAGAAGGGTTCttgtaaaagaatatttaattatcgGCTAAGCAGAGCCCGTAGAGTGGTAGAGAATGCCTTCGGAATAGCAAGTTCAGTATTCAGGGTTTTAAGAAAACCAATCCTCCTGGAACCTGAGAAAGTTCAATTAATCGTTACTGCGATTATACATCTGCACAATCATTTAAGACGGCATTCAACAAACCTATACACACCGCAAGAATTAATGGACTACGGGGAAGGTGGTGTCTTGACGGAAGGTTCCTGGAGAAAGGATGAAAATATGACATCCCTGGTTCCATTAAGAAGTATTCCTAGAAGATCCTCTGcccattttcaaaaaataagGGATGAACTAGCAGACTACTGCGTTAAAGAAGGTGCGATATCGTGGCAGAAGTCATATGCTTGA